aaacctgtgtaaCTTTCTCTTTCTGTTGTACACATAAGTAGTTTGGCAAAATATGTTAGCAATCATTTTTATTGCATCtatttttctgtacaatgaaagtgaatggtgactgaggctctcattctgtctgacatctacttttgtgttctacttaaagtaagtcatatgggttgggaacaacatgaggttaagtaaatgacagaatttccatttttaggtgaactatgcctttaaatgttAACTTATCTACTGTCCTTTTCCAAAGGTTCAAGGTAAATATGACCCCATTCCCTACTATCAAAAGGCTGAACCAGACCTTACTTGAGATTGAGGCCTTCAAAGTGAGACATCCATCTTGTCAGCCTGATACCCCTGATGACATGCGAGCATAATTTTGTAAAGATCATTATTGAAATTAATAAAATTCTTGGTACGAATTTGCACCAgactcctcattaaaaaagttaagacagtttagtttgtttttgtaaACTACTGCATTTATTGTGGTGATGAAAAGATTGTAATCGCATTTTGCAACTTTCAGAGATTTGTGAACATGCTATACATCTCAGTGTCAAAGGAAAATTTCTGTGGCATGGAAACAtacaaagtggacaaaaataaaaaaaagtataaaatacgtgcaaaattaaataaaacatttattgcacAAAAATACATTGAGTTTGCCATTAATCTCTGAATGTGCTAAATACAAacctgaaataaatgtaaatgagaatGAATGCTTTGCTTGCTTTTAAGGTAATCAATATAAAAACAGTAGCTGTAAGACAGCTGTTAACGCTAAAACTGCAACAAtgcaaccttaaaaaaaaaaacaatttaagatACGTGCTTTTGCATTCCAATTCCGCCATTGAGAATCCCATAGAAGAATTTTTGGTTCCAAAACATTTTTAGTTCTACATAAAAAGTCCTGTAGTCCCTGATCCTAAACAGGGAGCTCAACCATGCATTTGAAAGTGTCATTGTAAAATGTCCCAGAACAATCTGATCCTCCGAACACTAGAATGGTGCACTGGAGAAAGGGGCTAGTGTGATGGTGGTCCCTCTCATCCCTCAGTTCTGAAGATAAAGTCTTTGTACAACCCAGGCTAATCAAACTATGGCCTGCACGAGGCATAGAGCAAAGCACTGGGGACACCACTGATGTCCACGTGCTGGTATCTGCAAAACGCACAATTGTTTTAGACCGAACCTTTCTGATTAATAATCCAAGACCCTCTTAAAAATCCCTTGAAATCAATGGagcagttttgtggcttttagtccatgcctCTTAGCACTGAGGCCATCACTATGTTGCTCTTAAAAGTTAAAttttcagcagaaaaaaatatgtaaaatttaatttttgtcttttgggtaaaatgggccaaaaatattgatgacacttAGGACATCATCTTAAGGGTGTATACTGTACAAACTGGACCGATTTCGTCCAATACAATGGAGTATAGATTATATGCAACCTCTAATACCATCTGATACCAACAAACAATAGCAAGTGGCAAATCATAGCTTTTCtgggctgtgatgtaaactgaaATCTATTGGCTATTTAAGAACAATAGTGACAAGCCCTTCGATGTCCCACCCTAACTTCCTATTTTAATAGccaatacatcaacacaggaaaaaaatatttgttggtcaaaccatttcatggggtctttaaggtaTTGAATTTTTAGAATTAGCTCTAAAAATGAATATGTTCAGTTTTATGACACTGCTTACAGTtatatgtatatttgtatgaTTACAAAATGACTGACCTATATTAAAAAGATGGAGGTCTTGTAGGGCCCCTATAGCACTGCAGCCTCCGCTGATCAGCACCCTGTTGTCAGACACGGGTAGAGCAGCGTGAAACCTGCCCAACGTAAGGAAGTCAAAAACAAATTTGAGTCCTCAGCAGTCTAATGCTCTGCAGATCTGTCAGCAAGTCTATTAAGATAAATTAagcataagttttaacagaataagcAGGGTGTTGAACAAGGTTAAAAGTTCTTGTAAGCAATTTCTACCAGCGCTGCGAGAGACActcattcacagtggcttgtgcgttcatgtgagaacttgcattgtttagcgcCAACAACAATGAAAGTTCTCGCGTGAGCATGCATGcaactgtgaacgagcttctctcatgcacgcgcaacggacgtcaagattttcaccaaaaaatattatttaaatttcgaTTTTCAAATGCttccagaagacatggaatacaaTGCATGAGTTGCACAAATATGaactttattttacttttgggccatttttattttgtttaagcttttaagtaatgttttttttacagatattttagatcccctaaagggatagttcacccaaaaattaattctctcatcatttacttaccctcatgccatcccagatgtgtgactttctctcttctgcagaacacatattaagatttttagaagaatatctcagctctgtaggtcctcacaatgcaagtgaatgggtaccaaaattttgaagctccaaaaagcacgtcagcataaaagtaacccatatgactccagtggtttaatccatatcttcagaagcaatatgataagtgtgtgtgagaaacagatcaatatttaagtcctttttttactataaatcttctccctgcccagtatgtggcaatatgcacatagaatgcaaatcaccaaaaacaaaagaagaatgagaaagtaaaagtggagattgataaatattcaagtaaaaaaaagacttaaatattgatctttttcctcacccacacctatcatttcacttctgaagatatatattcaaccattggagtcatatggattacttttatgctggcttgatgtgctttttgagcttcacaattttggtacccattcacttgcattgtgagtacCAACAGAGcggaaatatttttctaaaaacctttgtttgtgtttagcagaagaaagtcatacacatctgggatggcatgagggtgagtaaatgatgagagaattttcatttttgggtgaactattcctttaagtaagctcagtgtagacagacagattgcttgttgCTGGAATCTTAATCCGTCGTTTGTGGTTACAAGGTGTTAagtgttttggaatgacatgtgtAAATCATGACAGCAAGtaattgagtaaataatgaattttatttttgggtgaactattccttaaaatgtACTGATGATAAATTTAAACAAGTGACTACAGGAGAACAAAATTATGTCTTTTTGTAGTATGTCAAAGCACTGCTATGTACCTGCACACTTGACACATTTGCACACAAAATGCCTTTGGGAAACAGAACTGTACTTACAAATGCACTTGTTATTAATGCATTCCATACAGTTTGCTTTTAAAATAAGTTGCAGTACTCAGTAGAACATGCATAATTGTAAGAGCGGTCTTACCCACGGGCCAATGGTGGCATAGTCTCGTACTTAACAGCAGTGTATTCCATGAAGCCTTTTCCACAAGAAAGAAAATATTGTCAGTCAATGATACTGTGATGACATGAACACCAGACATCAAGATCATACAAGATCATTCCAAATCATACAAGCTCATATTTACATATAGGAGGATACCATGTGCATGGGGTCATTACCAAGATCCAGGATGTGAAGATCATTGAGGTAGGCTGCCGTTTTTCTCCCACCAAAAATGATCAGCTTGTTAGACAGCAGTGTGGTGGAGTGCCTGTTATAAACATCACTAACAAGCTTAGACCAAAGAAGTGTGCTAATATTACAGTTAAACAAATTAAAGAAGCACTTACCCAAACCTAGGCAGAGGACGGTCACCCTCCACAATTGGTTGGTACCACAGACCATGTTCAGGGTTGAAGATGTATAATGCATTACTGCAAACTTTGCCTTCGGGACATCGACTGGGCTGTACCCCTCCAAAAACATACAGCTCTCTCTTATAGACAATGGCACTGTGGTACGCTAATGACGGTATATTTCCTTTTGCCTGTGTCCAGAATCCAAAAGTTATACAAGCAGAAACTGAGTGATCACCTGCTACACCCAAACACATTATAATAGCTATTGGTCATGAACACCAAATCATAAAAACATCTAGATGAAATGTGTACAGTTGTGTCCAAAACTCACCAAAACAAGCTTCCACTTCCATGTTATGGTGTCCAGTACATAGATATCACTATAGCGCTGACCTTCTCTCAGACCACCGTACACATACACAACTTTAGACTCTGGATCAAAGGTTGCTGAATGACCGCAAGAGCTCGGTGGGCTGACATCAGATGATGAGGTATCCATGGGGAACCAGAAATCACTATCTGAGGAGAGTACAGCACCAATCTAATTGTATAGTGgttgtatatacatgtatatatatatatacacaaatcttTCTATATTCTGCCACTTATTTCATATTTACTGTAAGTTTCATACCATAACAGTGGCCCAATTCATGGTATGAATCAAGATCTAGGGGGGTGCTAGGGTGGGCTTTGCCACTCCAAATTATTCCTCTGCCCACCCCCTCCCAAGCACAAGCCAAGGAATTGATTTCAATTCCATTTCTTTTTACTTTGGCCCGAATAATTTTCTTGCGTGATTATAAACCGCAGTTCAAAATAACTGTCAATTGTGATAAATGGGACTGGGACTGTATAGTCCAGTGGCTGGGTTCAATTCTTGTCCTTACACATTTTTTTGGTCAGCAAACAAAACCATAACTCATAAATATGGCAAAAAACAAATGTGGAAAAGAGATGATGTCGCCAATAGCAGAAACAGCAATAAAAATAGTCTTAATAAATACTTCTCGCAACTCAACTGTAGGTTAAGATATTTCCACCAAAACAGTACATGAAAAAGTAGCGTGATATTACCCGGTCTTGATTACATGTACCGTGGTAGTAGTATGGTATACTTTGTACCTTGTAGTACTATGAAAATATAGTATATGAAcatgcttaaagggacagttcacccaaaaatgaaaatgctctcatcatttactcaccctcatgccatcccagatgtgtatgactttctatcatctgctgaacacaaatgaagatttttagaagaatatctcagtcctgttggtcctcacaatgcaagtgaatggtgaccagaactcagaaggtccaaaaatcacataaaggcagcataaaaataatccatataagtggttaaatgcatgtctacagaagcgatacgataggtgtgggtgagaaacagattaatatttcagtcctttttgttttgtttttttttactataaatctccacctttgaccagccccaactagtaggtggctgaatgtgaaagtcattTCCACACCAGACTGTTAAAGTGAAAGagtagttttacagtaaaaaaggacttaaatattgatttgtttctcacccagacctatcatttCATTTCAGATgaaatgaatttaaccactggagtcttatggattatttttatgctgccattactccctttttggatcttctgagctctggtcaccattcacttgcatagtatgggcctacagagctgagatatgcttaTCGAAATatttgtttgagttctgcagtGAGGTGtgagtcatatacatctgggttggcatgagagtaagtaaatgagagaattttcatttttggatgaattatccctttaaaattcaGTACCaaggtatatatcaaagtaccatctgATGTCATGACACTGTACCTctttttgatgtttttgttttctgatgAATAACCATACAATCAAATTGCAGCTGATTACTTTTAGCATTTCATATTTAACTAATATGAAGTTGCTTATATGAAGCAAGTTAGTCATGTAGCTTGTAGAGGACTTAGCGTTTTAGTTTACAACTTGTCAGTTTTCTTTCTTTAGAGTAGTTGGTACCTTAGCTACATATCTGAGCTCGCCCAACACTGTATAGATCCTAGTAGGCCCTATTTTTTGGTATCTGCAAAATGTAAAACATGACTGGTTAGTGCGCACTGATAGGCTAAATAAGACAACCTGTCAGTAAATTAGTAAGTTTGACAGTTGATAGTTTTACTTTACATTCTAACTGTCATTATTCTATATGGTTtaatatttaaacttttaaatagttttatagtCTAGATCCGGGCCTCGTAGGAAACATGTAAAAGTGGCCTGTATGAATCATATCTAActaaaataaggaaaaaaaaaataattatgtaatatacAGGTAAATTATGCTTTCCTTAAATATTAATATGTGCACATACATTTCTGGTTGGATACTTGTTGCCCAAACCTGCAAGTTATAAACTTCATAGAATCTATGAATTTAAATAGTTCAATagttcatttatcaaaaaatatatttcttacacatttcaGGGAGAGAAACTTGCTAAATTTTAAAGTATCTTTCTATAtgggtatataaatatatattgacaTTTACGCACCAATTTCCAGCTTCCATAAAGAGTCTTTACAACTGGCCAGGTCATCAGCctctccaccaatcagaacggCTGTATCAGGATCACTCATACACATCGCGTGGCTCCAGCGCTTTGATGGACGATCTGAGTTCAATAAGAAACACATAAAATACTGATCTGAAATCTAAAAATCTCATTATTAATTAGAGGTTGACTgacagtggattttgccaataccaataactaaagtggtggaaaaggccgaaaACAGATCTATCAGCCGATAGTTTCAAATCAATTTATAGTATGGTAAAAACAAATTGCTGTCTTTCATCTTTCCTTTCTATGAGGGGCACAGAtgtagaggctacaagagtccaaaatgaataaaatcccagatgctgtttattgtgcaaccaaaataccaatgaTAACCAGAAAAACGAAGGTTTTGTGCATGATGCGGGACTTTTATCTATATACACAACATGCAATACACTTACACTTAtttcgggactcttattttgaaatggcagAGACTTGGCTCttaaaatgctctatatttaagaaTTTACCAAATTAAAAGAAACAAGTTGTTCTAACTGTAGAGTCCTCCGGAGGGGGAACATGAAGAATTGaattaaaaaactattggcaactcttggcatagatttttgccaataaccgatacttccaaaaagcaactataggCACTGATTACTCAGTAAAACCAGTGTATCCAATTTGGATCCAATTCTCATTATTTGAAACAGTTTGGTATACCTTAAGTATATCAATATTATTGACAACTAAAGAAAGGGCAAAGACACATTTTCTCTTAAAACgccaacataatatatgcaaacaTGAATTATTTTTCATATGTAATACCATAAAGCTCATATAATAaaagaattacattttcaaaatgcaaCTAATTGTACAACTAAGACACCTTAATCACAGGACACATTAAGATTCCAAGCATGTAAATAAACATCAATTGTGTTTCATCTGAGCAAAGgaatgaacatttaccagccctGCAACTCTTTACACGTTTGCCGGCTGTCTCATCTTCAAAA
This Myxocyprinus asiaticus isolate MX2 ecotype Aquarium Trade chromosome 20, UBuf_Myxa_2, whole genome shotgun sequence DNA region includes the following protein-coding sequences:
- the zgc:163014 gene encoding rab9 effector protein with kelch motifs, producing the protein MYQVQMPLPLPKQLIVFSLGDWSSFSSDTKISVAVLLGPEVKSQVIGILSPHSRCLIWQGIWTPELLTEATQRGRRGVYAKVVLNICGQVRASFISSTPRVTRKRLTLSHSSNPSSTLLSSGESHDITQRSPPEGSVSCAVLGKSKVESQDNTLPSVQGVWPMDKTPRRTVIGIKGLIWSSEELESPQHSSRVSSPKKRKLCKMPAVDFEDETAGKRVKSCRADRPSKRWSHAMCMSDPDTAVLIGGEADDLASCKDSLWKLEIDSDFWFPMDTSSSDVSPPSSCGHSATFDPESKVVYVYGGLREGQRYSDIYVLDTITWKWKLVLAKGNIPSLAYHSAIVYKRELYVFGGVQPSRCPEGKVCSNALYIFNPEHGLWYQPIVEGDRPLPRFGHSTTLLSNKLIIFGGRKTAAYLNDLHILDLGFMEYTAVKYETMPPLARGFHAALPVSDNRVLISGGCSAIGALQDLHLFNIDTSTWTSVVSPVLCSMPRAGHSLISLGCTKTLSSELRDERDHHHTSPFLQCTILVFGGSDCSGTFYNDTFKCMVELPV